A single genomic interval of Antechinus flavipes isolate AdamAnt ecotype Samford, QLD, Australia chromosome 1, AdamAnt_v2, whole genome shotgun sequence harbors:
- the PTGER4 gene encoding prostaglandin E2 receptor EP4 subtype has protein sequence MSSIETNASATAELKLPPATIPAVMFIFGVVGNLIAIVVLCKSRKEQKETTFYTLVCGLAVTDLLGTSLVSPVTIATYVKGQWPGGAGLCEYSTFILLFFGLSGLSIICAMSIERYLAINHAYFYSHYVDKKLAGLTLFAVYVSNVLFCALPSMGLGSSKLQFPQTWCFIDWRTNVTTHAAFSYMYAGFSSFLILVTVLCNVLVCVALIRMHRQFVRRTSLGTDSHHHAAAAAVSAASTSLASCSAVPRLSDFRRRRSFRRIAGAEIQMVILLIATSLVVLICSIPLVVRVFVNQLYQPEPERNISMNPDLQAIRIASVNPILDPWIYILLRKTVLSKAIEKIKCLFCRIGGGHREQSGGNFNCTGHRTSAMSSPSRSFISRELKEVSSTSQTLLYMPELSEAGSGGRNLLPGVGPRMPPSDTTSLRTMRSSETSDTSQEQDSESVILVDEADGNCRATGPTHKGGSLQVTFPNETLNYSEKCI, from the exons ATGTCCTCCATAGAGACCAATGCCTCTGCCACGGCAGAATTAAAACTCCCTCCCGCGACAATTCCAGCGGTGATGTTCATCTTCGGCGTGGTGGGCAACCTGATAGCTATCGTGGTTTTGTGCAAATCGCGAAAGGAACAAAAGGAGACGACCTTTTACACATTGGTGTGCGGGCTGGCAGTCACCGACCTGCTCGGCACCTCTCTGGTCAGCCCGGTTACTATTGCCACCTACGTGAAGGGACAATGGCCCGGGGGCGCTGGGCTGTGCGAGTACAGCACCTTTATCCTCCTCTTTTTCGGCCTCTCGGGTCTCAGCATCATCTGCGCCATGAGTATCGAACGCTACCTGGCCATCAACCACGCCTACTTTTATAGCCATTACGTGGACAAGAAGCTCGCCGGACTCACACTCTTTGCAGTTTATGTCTCCAATGTGCTCTTCTGCGCCCTGCCCAGCATGGGACTCGGGAGCTCCAAGCTCCAGTTCCCCCAGACCTGGTGTTTCATAGACTGGCGCACCAATGTGACCACTCACGCCGCCTTCTCCTACATGTACGCGGGCTTCAGCTCCTTCCTTATCCTGGTTACGGTTCTCTGTAACGTGCTGGTCTGCGTGGCGCTCATCCGCATGCACCGCCAGTTTGTGCGCCGCACCTCGCTGGGCACGGACAGCCACCACCACGCTGCCGCCGCCGCGGTCTCCGCTGCCTCCACCAGCCTGGCCTCCTGCTCCGCTGTCCCGCGTCTCAGTGACTTTCGTAGGCGGAGGAGCTTCCGCCGCATCGCTGGCGCGGAGATCCAGATGGTCATCTTGCTCATCGCAACCTCTCTGGTGGTCCTCATCTGCTCCATTCCTCTCGTG GTGCGTGTCTTTGTGAACCAGTTGTACCAACCAGAACCTGAGAGGAATATCAGCATGAACCCTGACCTGCAGGCTATTCGAATTGCTTCGGTGAACCCTATTCTGGACCCTTGGATCTATATCCTTCTTCGAAAGACAGTGCTCAGTAAAGCAATTGAGAAAATCAAATGTCTCTTTTGCCGCATTGGAGGGGGTCACAGGGAACAGTCAGGGGGCAACTTCAACTGTACTGGCCACCGGACATCTGCCATGTCCAGCCCCTCGAGATCATTCATTTCCCGGGAACTGAAAGAGGTGAGCAGTACCTCCCAGACTCTCCTTTACATGCCTGAGCTCAGTGAAGCTGGCTCTGGAGGCCGTAATTTGTTGCCGGGAGTTGGGCCCAGGATGCCCCCATCAGACACCACCTCACTGAGGACTATGAGAAGCTCAGAGACTTCAGACACCTCCCAGGAGCAGGACTCAGAGAGTGTGATATTAGTCGATGAAGCTGATGGGAACTGTAGAGCAACAGGCCCCACACATAAGGGAGGCTCTTTGCAAGTCACTTTCCCTAATGAAACATTAAACTATTCAGAAAAGTGTATATAG